In Streptomyces sp. SN-593, a single genomic region encodes these proteins:
- a CDS encoding type II secretion system F family protein yields MTTTIVFACLLGGVVGLGVFALVRALNPSRRSAASTIAQIDALRATGATTGTVATSAQAEGWRARLGQRVAAFYLQQGWEQRSLRADLAVLDRSWEAFLATKTVLAAAGVVFGPALFAVAAEVGFGISPIIPVWLALLFAVVFFLLPDIEVRRDSATKRKDLRRVIGAYLDLVSMNLAGGRGLPEALMAAAEISDGWALTRIRNCLADARITGTSQWVALGRLGDELGIEELQDLGVTLALVADDGAKVRDSLASRAETMRHRELSEIEGQAGEQSQSMLVAQMLLAAGFLVFLIYPAAMRVFQV; encoded by the coding sequence ATGACCACCACCATCGTCTTCGCGTGCCTGCTCGGCGGCGTCGTCGGCCTGGGCGTCTTCGCGCTGGTCCGGGCGCTCAACCCGTCGCGGCGCAGCGCCGCGTCCACCATCGCGCAGATCGACGCGCTGCGCGCCACGGGTGCCACCACCGGAACCGTGGCCACCTCGGCGCAGGCCGAGGGCTGGCGTGCCCGACTGGGCCAACGGGTCGCCGCCTTCTACCTCCAGCAGGGCTGGGAGCAGCGCTCGCTGCGCGCCGACCTGGCGGTGCTCGACCGGAGCTGGGAGGCGTTCCTGGCCACCAAGACGGTGCTGGCCGCGGCCGGCGTCGTCTTCGGTCCGGCGCTGTTCGCGGTGGCCGCGGAGGTCGGCTTCGGCATCAGCCCGATCATCCCGGTGTGGCTGGCGCTGCTCTTCGCCGTGGTGTTCTTCCTGCTGCCCGACATCGAGGTGCGGCGCGACTCCGCGACCAAGCGCAAGGACCTGCGCCGGGTGATCGGCGCCTACCTCGACCTGGTCTCGATGAACCTGGCCGGCGGGCGCGGTCTGCCCGAGGCGCTGATGGCCGCCGCCGAGATCAGCGACGGCTGGGCGCTGACGCGCATCCGCAACTGCCTGGCCGACGCGCGGATCACCGGCACCAGCCAGTGGGTCGCGCTGGGGCGGCTCGGCGACGAACTGGGCATCGAGGAGTTGCAGGACCTCGGCGTCACCCTCGCGCTCGTCGCGGACGACGGCGCGAAGGTCCGCGACTCGCTGGCCTCGCGCGCCGAGACGATGCGCCACCGCGAACTGTCCGAGATCGAGGGCCAGGCCGGCGAGCAGTCCCAGTCCATGCTGGTCGCCCAGATGCTGCTCGCCGCCGGCTTCCTGGTCTTCCTGATCTACCCCGCCGCGATGCGGGTCTTCCAGGTCTGA
- a CDS encoding CpaF family protein — translation MSEVDHSLVKRFRQEAGDRIAEQRRLDQVAARTAMSPEDERHFARAIIAQILEDYARAEIAVGRTPPDAQAEEAYAAAVHAALFGVGRLQPLLDDPEVENIDINGCDQVFVGYSDGRETQAEPVAETDEELIELIQVLGAYSGLSSRPFDTANPQLDLRLPDGSRLSAVMDVTRRPALSIRRARLGKVFLADLVGNNTVTPEVGSFLSAAVLARKNLMIAGATNAGKTTLLRAMANVIPPHERLITVERALELGLDQFPDLHPNVVAFEERLPNSEGLGAISMAELVRRSLRMNPSRVIVGEVLGDEIVTMLNAMSQGNDGSLSTIHANGSAEVFNRISTYALQAQERLPVEASQMLVAGAIDFVVFIQRRNDFQRGGTLRRVVTSVREVNGVDGRVLSSEIFAEHPDAGVALPHAPISCLDELLANGYQPTGVWR, via the coding sequence ATGAGCGAGGTGGACCACTCGCTGGTCAAGCGCTTCCGGCAGGAGGCGGGCGACCGCATCGCCGAGCAGCGCCGGCTGGACCAGGTCGCGGCCCGCACGGCGATGTCACCCGAGGACGAGCGGCACTTCGCCCGCGCGATCATCGCCCAGATACTCGAGGACTACGCGCGCGCCGAGATCGCCGTCGGCCGCACCCCGCCGGACGCCCAGGCCGAGGAGGCGTACGCCGCCGCGGTGCACGCCGCGCTCTTCGGCGTCGGCCGGCTCCAGCCGCTGCTGGACGACCCCGAGGTCGAGAACATCGACATCAACGGCTGCGACCAGGTCTTCGTCGGCTACTCCGACGGCCGGGAGACGCAGGCCGAGCCGGTCGCCGAGACCGACGAGGAACTGATCGAGCTGATCCAGGTGCTCGGCGCCTACTCCGGCCTGTCCTCGCGTCCGTTCGACACCGCCAACCCGCAGCTCGACCTGCGGCTGCCCGACGGCTCCCGGCTGTCGGCCGTCATGGACGTCACCCGCCGGCCCGCGCTGTCCATCCGCCGCGCCCGCCTGGGCAAGGTCTTCCTCGCCGACCTGGTCGGCAACAACACGGTCACCCCCGAGGTCGGCTCGTTCCTGTCCGCGGCGGTGCTCGCCCGCAAGAACCTGATGATCGCCGGGGCCACCAACGCCGGCAAGACCACGCTGCTGCGCGCGATGGCCAACGTCATCCCGCCGCACGAACGCCTCATCACCGTCGAACGCGCCCTGGAACTCGGCCTCGACCAGTTCCCCGACCTGCACCCCAACGTCGTGGCGTTCGAGGAGCGGCTGCCCAACTCCGAGGGCCTGGGCGCCATCTCCATGGCCGAACTCGTCCGCCGCAGCCTGCGCATGAACCCCTCCCGGGTGATCGTCGGCGAGGTGCTCGGCGACGAGATCGTCACCATGCTCAACGCCATGTCGCAGGGCAACGACGGTTCGCTGTCGACGATCCACGCCAACGGCTCCGCCGAGGTCTTCAACCGCATCTCCACCTACGCGCTCCAGGCGCAGGAGCGGCTGCCGGTCGAGGCGTCGCAGATGCTGGTGGCCGGCGCCATCGACTTCGTGGTCTTCATCCAGCGCCGCAACGACTTCCAGCGCGGCGGCACCCTGCGCCGCGTCGTGACCTCCGTCCGCGAGGTGAACGGCGTGGACGGCCGGGTCCTTTCCAGCGAGATCTTCGCCGAGCACCCGGACGCCGGGGTGGCCCTGCCGCACGCACCCATCTCCTGCCTCGACGAACTGCTCGCCAACGGCTACCAGCCCACGGGGGTGTGGCGGTGA
- a CDS encoding BTAD domain-containing putative transcriptional regulator, which yields MARTTATGRHHAQQGGGPARPPRRQRTFGDLVRALGAFLALTVLVVAVPAALLLYIGSPFPHHFDSSVLQQPITAETFVNTLAVLVWVAWAQFTACVLVEAKAAVSGVGMPTRVPGSGPSQLLARQLIAALLLVGVSTAGLVPGLAQLGQQHSMESQARPGVAATAQATPGRQAAPHQTAAQQQAGPGASTAQAGGQSAQQATKFYRINPPEGRHHDSLWEIAQRHLGDGRRYKEIYQLNKDRVQPDGSQLSQASLIRPGWVLEMPADAHGGDLVEMPVAAPHTAPDVLHYAQHGGAKDTAAEGAHAAQQTPAAEQGGSGGAGGSGGGSHQDAAGGASEVVTGLSASHGFDLSEALVGAPLLAAGLLAALGRRRRTALWQSLSAGALRTPRTPTGAEADVADALRIGADQDAVDFLDRALRSLSARLDADGRKLPVVYAAWLTEDALHLQLAWPEGEPPAPWQNGQDETFWQLERARLVEDADTSAAAPYPGLAVLGTLDGARLLLNLEAVPGIVSLSGGRADREAVLASVAAELATNGWSDRMTVTLVGFAQDLTALAPARVRHIATVAEAVEIMAAETVQRAGALRTAGQDSVLTGRTGRARHTQWAPHLVLLAAPPTPDEAQRLAELAADSGRLGIGYLVGSDDADLPGAAWELEITSSGRLLAPLLGLDMKAQLLPKAQYESVLRLFAEAGGDGPGPDAPPFLVDLSDQGRPGVYARLLGPFEVVGIDAPDRERSGLLHEALALLLLHREGVHPRVLASALWPRGVTEDVRDALVERLRDWLGTDPDGGERLTLDGTGRIVLGTSVVSDWDVLQTLHHEATEGRAAGDPVARRRLLTDALSLARGRLFEDRAPGRYGWLGHEIVDAQHPVLVAEIALALASLHLDANKPKAAVAAIETGMAISPDDERLWLAFLRAAAATGDAGRLEAAAASLVARAAGNGPGRGLPPRVEALLDELLPSWRGSIAN from the coding sequence ATGGCACGCACGACCGCCACGGGACGGCACCACGCGCAGCAGGGCGGGGGACCGGCCCGACCCCCGCGCAGGCAGCGGACGTTCGGCGACCTCGTGCGGGCGCTCGGCGCGTTCCTCGCCCTGACGGTGCTGGTCGTGGCGGTGCCGGCGGCGCTGCTGCTGTACATCGGCTCGCCGTTCCCGCACCACTTCGACTCCAGCGTGCTCCAGCAGCCGATCACCGCGGAGACGTTCGTCAACACGCTGGCGGTGCTGGTGTGGGTGGCGTGGGCGCAGTTCACCGCGTGCGTGCTGGTGGAGGCGAAGGCGGCGGTGTCCGGGGTCGGCATGCCGACCCGGGTGCCGGGCAGCGGCCCGAGCCAGTTGCTGGCCCGCCAGTTGATCGCGGCGCTGCTGCTGGTCGGCGTCAGCACCGCCGGCCTGGTGCCGGGCCTGGCGCAGCTCGGCCAGCAGCACTCGATGGAGAGCCAGGCGCGTCCCGGGGTGGCCGCGACCGCGCAGGCCACCCCCGGCCGGCAGGCGGCCCCGCACCAGACCGCCGCGCAGCAGCAGGCCGGGCCGGGGGCGTCCACCGCGCAGGCCGGCGGGCAGTCCGCCCAGCAGGCGACGAAGTTCTACCGGATCAACCCGCCCGAGGGGCGCCACCACGACTCGCTGTGGGAGATCGCGCAGCGCCACCTCGGCGACGGCCGCCGCTACAAGGAGATCTACCAGCTCAACAAGGACCGCGTGCAGCCCGACGGCTCGCAGTTGTCGCAGGCGAGCCTGATCCGGCCCGGGTGGGTGCTGGAGATGCCGGCCGACGCGCACGGCGGGGACCTCGTCGAGATGCCGGTCGCCGCTCCGCACACCGCGCCCGACGTCCTGCACTACGCCCAGCACGGCGGCGCCAAGGACACCGCGGCCGAGGGCGCGCACGCCGCGCAGCAGACGCCGGCCGCCGAACAGGGCGGTTCCGGGGGAGCCGGCGGCTCCGGTGGCGGGTCGCACCAGGACGCGGCGGGCGGTGCGAGCGAGGTGGTCACCGGCCTGTCCGCCTCCCACGGCTTCGACCTGTCCGAAGCGCTCGTCGGGGCGCCCCTGCTGGCCGCCGGGCTGCTCGCCGCGCTCGGCCGGCGGCGGCGCACCGCGCTGTGGCAGTCGCTGTCCGCGGGCGCGCTGCGCACCCCGCGCACGCCGACCGGCGCGGAGGCCGACGTGGCCGACGCGCTGCGCATCGGCGCCGACCAGGACGCCGTCGACTTCCTCGACCGGGCGCTGCGTTCGCTGTCCGCGCGGCTCGACGCGGACGGCCGCAAGCTGCCGGTGGTGTACGCCGCGTGGCTCACCGAGGACGCCCTGCACCTGCAACTGGCCTGGCCCGAGGGGGAACCGCCGGCGCCCTGGCAGAACGGCCAGGACGAGACGTTCTGGCAGCTCGAACGGGCTCGGCTGGTCGAGGACGCCGACACCTCGGCCGCGGCCCCCTACCCCGGGCTCGCGGTGCTCGGCACCCTGGACGGCGCACGGCTGCTGCTCAACCTGGAAGCGGTGCCCGGGATCGTGTCGCTCAGCGGTGGCAGGGCCGACCGCGAGGCCGTCCTCGCCTCGGTCGCGGCGGAGCTGGCCACCAACGGCTGGTCGGACCGGATGACGGTCACCCTGGTCGGCTTCGCCCAGGACCTGACGGCGCTGGCCCCCGCCCGGGTGCGGCACATCGCCACCGTCGCGGAGGCCGTGGAGATCATGGCGGCGGAGACGGTGCAGCGCGCGGGCGCGCTGCGCACCGCCGGGCAGGACAGCGTGCTCACCGGCCGCACCGGCCGTGCCCGGCACACCCAGTGGGCACCGCACCTGGTGCTGCTGGCCGCCCCGCCCACGCCGGACGAGGCGCAGCGGCTGGCCGAACTCGCCGCGGATTCCGGGCGGTTGGGCATCGGGTACCTGGTGGGGTCCGACGACGCCGATCTGCCGGGCGCCGCATGGGAGTTGGAGATCACCTCCTCGGGACGCCTGCTCGCGCCGCTGCTCGGCCTGGACATGAAGGCGCAGCTCCTGCCGAAGGCGCAGTACGAGTCGGTGCTGCGGCTGTTCGCCGAGGCGGGCGGCGACGGTCCGGGGCCGGACGCGCCGCCGTTCCTGGTCGACCTCAGCGACCAGGGCCGGCCCGGGGTGTACGCGCGGCTGCTCGGCCCGTTCGAGGTGGTCGGCATCGACGCCCCGGACCGGGAGCGCAGCGGCCTGCTGCACGAGGCGCTGGCGCTGCTGCTGCTGCACCGGGAGGGCGTGCACCCGCGGGTGCTGGCGTCCGCGCTGTGGCCGCGCGGGGTCACCGAGGACGTGCGCGACGCCCTCGTCGAGCGGCTGCGGGACTGGCTGGGCACCGACCCCGACGGCGGGGAGCGGCTGACCCTCGACGGCACCGGGCGGATCGTGCTGGGCACCTCCGTCGTCTCCGACTGGGACGTCCTGCAGACGCTCCACCACGAGGCCACCGAGGGGCGGGCGGCCGGTGACCCCGTGGCCCGGCGCCGGCTGCTCACCGACGCCCTGTCGCTCGCCCGCGGCCGGCTCTTCGAGGACCGGGCGCCGGGCCGCTACGGCTGGCTCGGCCACGAGATCGTCGACGCCCAGCACCCCGTCCTGGTCGCCGAGATCGCGCTCGCGCTCGCCTCGCTCCACCTCGACGCGAACAAGCCGAAGGCCGCGGTCGCCGCGATCGAGACGGGCATGGCGATCTCGCCCGACGACGAGCGGTTGTGGCTGGCCTTCCTGCGTGCGGCGGCGGCCACCGGCGACGCCGGCCGGCTGGAGGCCGCCGCGGCCTCGCTCGTCGCCCGCGCCGCCGGGAACGGCCCGGGCAGGGGCCTGCCGCCGCGGGTCGAGGCGCTGTTGGACGAGCTGCTGCCGTCCTGGCGCGGCAGTATCGCCAACTGA
- a CDS encoding TadE/TadG family type IV pilus assembly protein: MEFARRARAVAAGRARAARRERGLSTIEVVILAPIIIMFVLMLVAFGQLVDGRGAVDGAARDAARAGSIEHDRSEAIQQAVQAAHDDLRGTCTGPATVTSVGDTSFRPGTLFTIQVTCEVRGLSFLGLPITKTVTSTSASPLDPYRRSAT; encoded by the coding sequence ATGGAGTTCGCGCGCCGAGCGCGCGCCGTGGCGGCAGGTCGGGCCCGCGCGGCACGTCGTGAGAGGGGCCTTTCCACCATCGAGGTGGTCATCCTCGCCCCGATCATCATCATGTTCGTCCTGATGCTGGTCGCGTTCGGCCAACTCGTGGACGGGCGGGGCGCGGTGGACGGCGCGGCGCGCGACGCCGCGCGGGCCGGCTCGATCGAGCACGACCGCTCCGAGGCGATCCAGCAGGCGGTGCAGGCCGCGCACGACGACCTCCGGGGCACCTGCACCGGGCCGGCGACGGTCACCTCCGTCGGCGACACCAGTTTCCGGCCCGGCACCCTGTTCACGATCCAGGTCACCTGCGAGGTCCGCGGATTGAGCTTCCTCGGACTGCCCATCACCAAGACCGTGACCTCGACGTCGGCCTCGCCGCTGGACCCGTACCGCAGGTCGGCGACATGA
- a CDS encoding DUF6571 family protein, with translation MGEFSGIDPDGLQKMTSSFKGDKDHLRSTATSYKSQFAAKGLDTSSLTQLVGICGWLDDQMPMLTRRYHLAIAADKPYPDHKGMVSVDDGMVNTTAQSQKDGKALADKYNDALKKGDDPSEDLFADLSAHADDPDYLKAFYQQLGPQNLMILTNDMSDDNMYSRYGDHPDEAKHDRDVIAKTFGTFTKVAYEGQSAKQKQASWDKWFDKFKDPRGVFRADYLTGLLPGGSQDKDYLVALGDRVFDEDPSKNGSEFMNSSGLEKGVFADDHYTQLFDAMAKNPEASGEWMDHNYDTLQTIIYPHGPWDLGQPPARAQAFADLMSAGTIDLKKTNRPLAEKLTARIMMDNYRHQSGDASKIHPYDPIDVYYGKLVTANWSDMVYGITSPNGNTLWGADATSGGFTEKMSQWDQKAFLAGQDPNRPGLEVGAPLWQALLNESARNPTVAGQESALFDAFRTQITNEVGSAQKDTTEHAQDYRAMQRGLMMKAYSSAFEYAKGSIETDADDWAESVNSARTAMIGEATKLAEGVATGGTSAILDLGTEKATELGGTATDLLTDYIASKVAVSPEDAPGLAAKYKQINDSELDVSWQHEYQSEANAQLTGGGFSTDVTAPVTIHPRNGPAKTYTGDPKGYIKAPADNFLTSGGTVMDIDKMTPRQRTAYTNWLMDPAVVNHVDSRGFTQGQQFQHLAE, from the coding sequence ATGGGTGAGTTCTCCGGGATAGATCCGGACGGGCTGCAGAAGATGACCAGTTCGTTCAAGGGCGACAAGGACCACCTGCGGTCCACGGCGACGTCGTACAAGTCGCAGTTCGCCGCGAAGGGGCTCGACACCTCCTCCCTGACCCAACTCGTCGGCATCTGCGGGTGGTTGGACGACCAGATGCCGATGCTCACCCGCCGCTACCACCTGGCCATCGCGGCGGACAAGCCGTACCCGGACCACAAGGGCATGGTCAGCGTGGACGACGGCATGGTGAACACCACCGCGCAGTCGCAGAAGGACGGCAAGGCGCTGGCGGACAAGTACAACGACGCGTTGAAGAAGGGCGACGACCCGTCCGAGGACCTCTTCGCGGACCTGAGCGCCCACGCCGACGACCCGGACTACCTCAAGGCGTTCTACCAGCAACTGGGCCCGCAGAACCTGATGATCCTGACCAACGACATGTCCGACGACAACATGTACAGCCGGTACGGGGACCATCCGGACGAGGCCAAGCACGACCGGGACGTCATCGCCAAGACGTTCGGCACCTTCACCAAGGTCGCCTACGAGGGCCAGAGCGCCAAGCAGAAGCAGGCGAGCTGGGACAAGTGGTTCGACAAGTTCAAGGATCCGCGCGGCGTCTTCCGCGCGGACTACCTCACCGGCCTGCTGCCGGGCGGCTCGCAGGACAAGGACTACCTGGTCGCGCTCGGTGACCGCGTCTTCGACGAGGACCCGTCGAAGAACGGCAGCGAGTTCATGAACAGCTCCGGTCTGGAGAAGGGCGTCTTCGCCGACGACCACTACACCCAGTTGTTCGACGCGATGGCCAAGAACCCCGAGGCGTCGGGCGAGTGGATGGACCACAACTACGACACCCTGCAGACGATCATCTATCCGCACGGTCCCTGGGACCTCGGCCAGCCGCCGGCCCGGGCCCAGGCGTTCGCGGACCTGATGTCCGCCGGCACGATCGACCTGAAGAAGACGAACCGGCCGCTCGCCGAGAAGCTCACCGCCCGCATCATGATGGACAACTACCGCCACCAGAGCGGCGACGCGAGCAAGATCCACCCGTACGACCCGATCGACGTCTACTACGGCAAGCTCGTCACGGCCAACTGGAGCGACATGGTCTACGGGATCACGTCTCCGAACGGCAACACGCTGTGGGGTGCCGACGCGACGTCGGGCGGTTTCACCGAGAAGATGTCGCAGTGGGACCAGAAGGCGTTCCTGGCGGGCCAGGACCCCAACCGCCCCGGCCTGGAGGTGGGCGCCCCGCTGTGGCAGGCACTGCTCAACGAGTCGGCGCGGAACCCCACCGTCGCCGGCCAGGAGAGCGCGCTGTTCGACGCCTTCCGCACGCAGATCACCAACGAGGTCGGCAGTGCGCAGAAGGACACGACCGAGCACGCCCAGGACTACCGGGCCATGCAGCGCGGCTTGATGATGAAGGCGTACAGCAGTGCGTTCGAGTACGCCAAGGGTTCGATCGAGACGGACGCCGACGACTGGGCGGAGAGCGTCAACAGCGCCCGGACCGCCATGATCGGTGAAGCGACCAAACTGGCCGAGGGGGTGGCCACCGGAGGCACTTCGGCCATCCTGGACCTCGGGACGGAGAAGGCCACCGAGCTCGGGGGAACCGCGACCGACCTGCTGACGGACTACATCGCCAGCAAGGTGGCCGTCTCCCCGGAGGACGCGCCGGGCCTCGCGGCCAAGTACAAGCAGATCAACGACTCGGAACTCGATGTGAGCTGGCAGCACGAGTACCAGAGCGAGGCCAACGCCCAACTCACCGGCGGCGGTTTCTCGACCGACGTGACCGCGCCCGTCACGATCCATCCCAGGAACGGTCCGGCGAAGACGTACACCGGTGACCCCAAGGGCTACATCAAGGCGCCGGCCGACAACTTCCTCACGTCGGGCGGCACGGTGATGGACATCGACAAGATGACCCCGCGCCAGCGCACCGCGTACACCAACTGGCTCATGGACCCGGCGGTCGTCAACCACGTGGATTCCAGGGGCTTCACACAGGGCCAGCAGTTCCAGCATCTGGCGGAGTGA
- a CDS encoding TadE/TadG family type IV pilus assembly protein, with amino-acid sequence MSAAATETTDETTDRTVDETTDETTGRTAAVPAGRTLAARLRALRTDDRGSGAAAVVIFALVFMALAAFVVDGGLSIAKRERAADIAEQAARYAAQDIDTTALRDAQGNAQPVIDYQQCTARVQQFARDVDLPASDWRRAGCPTPPTGPDRVEVVVYVTYKPILGGFFYHNSITVEGRAEAVSITGAGN; translated from the coding sequence ATGAGCGCGGCGGCGACCGAGACGACGGACGAGACGACGGACCGGACCGTGGACGAGACGACGGACGAGACCACGGGCCGGACCGCGGCCGTCCCCGCGGGGCGCACCCTCGCCGCCCGGCTGCGGGCGCTGCGCACCGACGACCGGGGGTCGGGCGCCGCCGCCGTGGTGATCTTCGCGCTGGTGTTCATGGCGCTGGCGGCCTTCGTGGTGGACGGCGGCCTGTCCATCGCCAAGCGCGAGCGGGCCGCCGACATCGCCGAACAGGCCGCGCGGTACGCCGCCCAGGACATCGACACGACGGCGCTGCGGGACGCGCAGGGCAACGCCCAGCCGGTGATCGACTACCAGCAGTGCACCGCCCGGGTCCAGCAGTTCGCCCGGGACGTCGACCTGCCGGCCAGCGACTGGCGCCGGGCCGGCTGCCCGACCCCGCCGACCGGACCCGACCGGGTCGAGGTGGTGGTGTACGTGACCTACAAGCCGATCCTCGGCGGCTTCTTCTACCACAACTCGATCACCGTCGAGGGCCGGGCGGAGGCCGTGTCGATCACCGGAGCCGGCAACTGA
- a CDS encoding TadE/TadG family type IV pilus assembly protein, protein MGRTIRGLRGAVRRRLDAAHGDSGVGSRAAPGRARAHAGADRGMTAIEFVFLTPVLFFMIFATVQFGMYYFADHVAQAAARAGARKARDEASTGADWSGDASRAASDYISQLGPQLLIDPHVAPSRDPQDPETVRVQVTAKVPAVFPLPGFSFRVNETSSGPVERFVPDDGG, encoded by the coding sequence ATGGGACGGACGATCCGCGGCCTGCGCGGCGCGGTGCGCCGCAGGCTCGACGCGGCGCACGGGGACAGCGGTGTGGGCAGCCGCGCGGCGCCGGGGCGCGCTCGCGCGCACGCCGGCGCCGACCGCGGCATGACCGCGATCGAGTTCGTCTTCCTCACCCCGGTGCTGTTCTTCATGATCTTCGCGACCGTGCAGTTCGGGATGTACTACTTCGCCGACCACGTCGCGCAGGCGGCCGCCCGGGCGGGCGCGCGCAAGGCGCGGGACGAGGCGTCGACCGGTGCGGACTGGTCCGGCGACGCGAGCCGGGCCGCGAGCGACTACATCAGCCAGCTCGGGCCGCAACTGCTGATCGACCCGCACGTCGCGCCGAGCCGCGACCCGCAGGACCCCGAGACCGTACGGGTCCAGGTGACGGCGAAGGTGCCCGCGGTCTTCCCGCTGCCGGGTTTCTCCTTCAGGGTGAACGAGACGTCGTCGGGTCCGGTCGAGCGGTTCGTGCCGGACGACGGGGGATGA
- a CDS encoding type II secretion system F family protein yields the protein MSVFSMTAFYGLLAGAVGGGGIALFVVAMRGWAPKPAAPGQSGAERASEFGRFLTQRGSIAVVVGLAVLAVTRWLVLGAATAVLVFAWDRLFGGASEERAAMKRVEALAGWTESLRDTIAGAVGLEQAIPASARAAAPALRVHLDSLVDRLRARWPLPDALQMLADEIDDASADIIIAALILNARLRGPGLRDVLGALAKSAREEVDMRQRVMAQRASTRRSVQIVVVVSVVFVLGLSIFNRGFVKPYGTAVGQMMLAIVCLLFAAGFWWLRKLSKIETPDRFLVHGPERTAQQPPAVGQFPSGPQAAVGRQGPPGRQTGPYGGATQQPPGGAQAVPGAQGVPDIPGVPGVPGVPGVPGYGVQGRPAVPGQGAGNR from the coding sequence ATGTCCGTCTTCTCGATGACCGCGTTCTACGGGCTGCTCGCCGGGGCGGTGGGCGGCGGCGGCATCGCGCTGTTCGTCGTCGCGATGCGCGGCTGGGCGCCCAAGCCGGCCGCCCCCGGGCAGTCCGGCGCCGAACGCGCCTCGGAGTTCGGGCGGTTCCTCACCCAGCGCGGCTCGATCGCCGTCGTGGTCGGCCTGGCGGTGCTCGCCGTGACCCGCTGGCTGGTGCTCGGCGCGGCCACCGCGGTGCTCGTCTTCGCCTGGGACCGGCTGTTCGGCGGCGCGTCGGAGGAGCGCGCCGCGATGAAGCGGGTGGAGGCGCTGGCCGGTTGGACCGAGTCGCTGCGCGACACCATCGCCGGCGCCGTCGGCCTGGAGCAGGCCATACCCGCCTCCGCCCGGGCCGCCGCCCCCGCGCTGCGGGTCCATCTCGACTCCCTCGTCGACCGGTTGCGGGCCCGCTGGCCGCTGCCGGACGCGCTCCAGATGCTCGCCGACGAGATCGACGACGCCTCGGCCGACATCATCATCGCGGCACTCATCCTCAACGCCCGGCTGCGCGGCCCCGGTCTGCGGGACGTGCTCGGCGCGCTCGCCAAGTCCGCCCGCGAGGAGGTGGACATGCGCCAGCGCGTCATGGCGCAGCGGGCCAGCACCCGGCGCAGCGTGCAGATCGTGGTCGTGGTCTCCGTGGTGTTCGTGCTGGGCCTGTCCATCTTCAACCGCGGGTTCGTCAAGCCGTACGGGACCGCGGTCGGGCAGATGATGCTCGCGATCGTGTGCCTGCTGTTCGCGGCCGGCTTCTGGTGGCTGCGCAAGCTGTCGAAGATCGAGACGCCGGACCGCTTCCTCGTGCACGGTCCCGAACGCACCGCGCAGCAGCCGCCCGCGGTCGGGCAGTTCCCGTCCGGTCCGCAGGCGGCGGTCGGCCGGCAGGGGCCGCCCGGACGGCAGACCGGACCGTACGGCGGCGCGACCCAGCAGCCGCCCGGCGGCGCCCAGGCCGTACCGGGTGCCCAGGGCGTACCGGATATCCCGGGCGTACCAGGTGTACCGGGTGTCCCGGGCGTACCGGGCTACGGAGTGCAGGGCCGTCCGGCCGTGCCGGGACAGGGGGCCGGCAACCGATGA